A single window of Luteipulveratus halotolerans DNA harbors:
- the lipB gene encoding lipoyl(octanoyl) transferase LipB: MRIEHLGFDPDLVDYEEAWQIQRAVHARVVAREQDDTTLLLEHRAVYTAGKRTEPHERPFDGTPVIDVDRGGKITWHGPGQLTGYPIVRLPDPVDVVGHVRRLEQLMIDVCADLGLDTGRVEGRSGVWLPADGGRPERKLGQIGIRVSKDVTMHGFALNCDCDMAWAETIVPCGIPDAGVTSLSAELGRDVTVAEVVPFIEKRLPDILG; encoded by the coding sequence ATGCGCATCGAGCACCTGGGCTTCGACCCCGACCTCGTCGACTACGAGGAGGCGTGGCAGATCCAGCGGGCCGTCCACGCCCGCGTCGTGGCCCGCGAGCAGGACGACACCACCCTGCTGCTGGAGCACCGCGCCGTCTACACCGCCGGCAAGCGCACCGAGCCGCACGAGCGGCCGTTCGACGGCACGCCGGTCATCGACGTCGACCGCGGCGGCAAGATCACCTGGCACGGCCCCGGTCAGCTGACCGGCTACCCGATCGTGCGGCTGCCCGACCCCGTCGACGTCGTCGGGCACGTACGCCGGTTGGAGCAGCTGATGATCGACGTGTGCGCCGACCTCGGACTCGACACCGGCCGTGTCGAGGGTCGCAGCGGCGTGTGGCTGCCGGCCGACGGCGGACGTCCGGAGCGCAAGCTCGGCCAGATCGGCATCCGTGTCAGCAAGGACGTCACGATGCACGGGTTCGCACTCAACTGTGACTGCGACATGGCGTGGGCCGAGACGATCGTGCCGTGCGGCATCCCCGACGCGGGCGTGACGTCGCTGTCGGCCGAGCTCGGCCGCGACGTCACCGTCGCCGAGGTGGTGCCGTTCATCGAGAAGCGCCTGCCCGACATCCTCGGCTGA